From the genome of Candidatus Electrothrix communis, one region includes:
- a CDS encoding vitamin K epoxide reductase family protein, translating to MKQKTLPYRVYTVPILVLAAIGIAASAYLGLSHYRNYTDIGYSSFCALSQSINCDTVSQSPWSILLGLPVAFWGILGYTILFLLALPAQVNTEGRRGLWELLFLLSLLFSLVALYFGYITATKIGSYCIVCILTYVVSFSLLFSTWIIRRRFNSHSFFAGIQKGLKFLLRQKITLSLLVLLLLSFGALRILIPAYWEYQYPQLSEKIAKGVTEEGHPWIGAKNPKLVIKEFTDYQCFQCSKAHFFLRLLVDKYPDKIRLVHYHYPMDEKFNTVLVKEPFHTGSGMLALLTIAAAGQNKFWEANDALYAVIQNGITTFNIKEFSEKIQLDAEQLKKDMHSESALKRVESDIRTGLKNNILGTPSFIVGDKMYAGRLPNEILDIINEE from the coding sequence ATGAAGCAAAAAACACTCCCCTATCGTGTCTACACTGTTCCGATACTTGTTCTTGCCGCTATTGGCATCGCGGCCTCGGCTTACCTAGGCCTGTCTCATTACCGAAACTATACAGATATCGGTTACAGCAGTTTTTGTGCTCTCTCTCAATCCATCAATTGCGATACAGTATCACAAAGCCCTTGGTCGATCCTACTCGGTCTCCCCGTGGCGTTCTGGGGCATTCTTGGCTATACAATATTATTTCTTCTCGCTCTGCCTGCTCAAGTCAATACAGAGGGACGTAGAGGGCTCTGGGAACTCCTGTTCCTCCTCTCTCTGCTCTTCTCCCTTGTCGCCCTCTATTTCGGCTACATCACCGCCACAAAAATCGGATCTTACTGTATAGTCTGTATTCTAACCTATGTAGTCAGTTTTTCTCTTCTTTTCTCAACCTGGATAATCAGGAGACGGTTTAACAGCCACTCATTTTTCGCCGGAATACAAAAAGGATTGAAATTCCTGCTCCGACAAAAAATCACGCTGTCCCTGCTTGTCCTTCTTCTTCTTTCCTTTGGCGCACTGAGAATACTTATTCCGGCCTACTGGGAGTATCAGTACCCGCAATTATCAGAAAAGATAGCAAAGGGTGTCACAGAAGAAGGACATCCTTGGATTGGAGCAAAAAATCCTAAACTTGTAATTAAGGAATTTACGGATTACCAGTGCTTTCAATGCAGCAAAGCCCATTTCTTTTTACGCCTTCTTGTTGATAAATATCCAGATAAGATCCGCTTAGTCCATTATCATTATCCTATGGACGAAAAATTCAATACCGTGCTGGTCAAAGAACCTTTTCATACCGGCTCTGGAATGCTGGCCCTACTGACAATTGCAGCTGCCGGGCAGAATAAATTCTGGGAAGCCAATGACGCACTGTACGCAGTGATTCAGAACGGAATAACCACCTTTAATATCAAAGAATTTTCCGAAAAAATCCAACTTGATGCAGAACAACTCAAAAAGGATATGCATTCCGAATCCGCACTTAAACGGGTCGAGTCCGACATCCGTACTGGCCTGAAAAACAATATTCTCGGCACACCTTCTTTTATCGTTGGTGACAAAATGTACGCAGGACGTCTTCCCAACGAAATCCTCGACATCATCAACGAAGAATAA
- a CDS encoding phospholipid carrier-dependent glycosyltransferase has product MQNTVSTKRGFFILIGVLLAGLLVCLALLAYTPPFSRDALIHHLQLPKLYLQHGGIYELPNLKFSYYPMNLDLLYMGALWLGSGILAKYIHMVFGLGTALLLYAHMRKRLSISYGLLGALFFLSIPIIVKLSITVYVDLGLLFFSTASLLLLFHWLETGKQKKHLILAGLSCGLAIGTKYNGLLVLFLLALMLPILIIRSQPQTKKDTGTALRATVFFCLAALLSASPWLIKNALWTGNPIYPLYNGFFNRTHTAPPPYQQPSTTTEKEVKTDEEKNSSGARGVFTRRYMLYRENIWQLLLLPVRIFFEGQDNDPRYFDGRLNPFLFFLPLLSFLGITQEKKQLRLEKTTLVAFSVFYFLFAFNTGVLRIRYLAPILPFLVILSMYGLKNLEKLGEKYATRIGLAKLVWPLTVCLLLLWNGSYLSQQFKKIDPFSYITGRLSRDEYLTQQIPEYSVMQYANNNLPESSKILCLFLGSRGYYLDRPHLFDSHGNPNLLLSWLKQPKGNVETVLQNLREQQITHLLVRTDLTAQWLYNAENHQQELWNQLSRNHLIAVHTHLNYILYQVTFR; this is encoded by the coding sequence TTGCAAAACACTGTCTCTACAAAACGCGGATTTTTTATCCTTATTGGGGTACTTCTTGCAGGCCTGCTTGTCTGCCTTGCCTTACTAGCCTATACGCCCCCTTTTAGCCGAGATGCCCTGATTCATCATCTCCAGCTCCCCAAGCTCTACCTCCAGCATGGCGGTATTTATGAGCTACCGAACTTAAAATTCTCGTATTACCCCATGAATCTGGACCTGCTCTACATGGGGGCTTTATGGCTCGGCAGCGGCATCCTGGCTAAATATATCCATATGGTCTTCGGCCTTGGAACGGCCTTGCTGCTCTATGCTCACATGAGGAAGCGATTATCCATCTCCTACGGGTTGCTTGGCGCCTTATTTTTTCTCAGCATCCCGATCATCGTCAAGCTTTCTATCACCGTTTACGTAGACCTTGGTCTTCTCTTTTTCAGCACAGCATCCCTGCTCCTCCTTTTTCACTGGCTGGAGACAGGAAAGCAAAAAAAACATCTTATCCTTGCCGGACTCTCCTGCGGCTTGGCCATCGGAACAAAGTACAACGGGCTCTTGGTTCTCTTTCTTCTGGCCCTCATGCTCCCGATCCTCATTATCCGCAGTCAGCCGCAAACCAAAAAAGATACAGGCACAGCTCTCAGGGCAACGGTTTTCTTTTGCCTTGCAGCCCTGCTCAGCGCCTCACCCTGGCTGATCAAAAATGCTCTTTGGACCGGAAATCCGATCTACCCACTCTATAACGGATTCTTTAACCGCACCCATACAGCCCCACCGCCATACCAGCAACCCAGTACAACAACAGAAAAAGAAGTGAAAACTGATGAGGAGAAAAACAGCAGCGGTGCCCGTGGAGTTTTTACCAGAAGATATATGCTTTACCGGGAAAATATCTGGCAGCTTCTCCTTTTACCTGTACGCATTTTCTTTGAGGGACAGGACAATGATCCCCGCTATTTTGACGGTCGCCTCAATCCCTTTCTCTTTTTTCTCCCGCTCCTCAGTTTTCTAGGCATCACGCAGGAAAAGAAACAGCTCCGTCTTGAAAAAACGACGCTGGTCGCTTTCTCTGTTTTCTATTTCCTCTTTGCCTTTAACACCGGTGTGCTACGCATCCGCTACTTGGCCCCTATCCTGCCTTTCCTCGTGATTCTCTCCATGTACGGACTCAAAAATCTAGAAAAACTGGGTGAAAAATATGCAACGAGAATTGGCTTAGCCAAGCTGGTTTGGCCGCTGACAGTCTGCCTGCTTCTTCTCTGGAATGGCAGCTATCTCTCGCAACAATTCAAAAAAATTGACCCGTTCAGCTATATCACAGGCCGCTTAAGCCGGGATGAATATCTGACTCAACAGATTCCGGAATATTCGGTCATGCAGTATGCAAACAACAACCTTCCTGAGTCTTCGAAAATACTCTGTCTGTTTCTTGGCTCACGAGGATATTATCTAGACAGGCCACATCTCTTCGACTCCCACGGCAACCCAAATCTCCTTCTCTCCTGGCTCAAACAGCCTAAGGGGAATGTCGAAACGGTTCTGCAAAATCTCCGAGAGCAGCAAATCACCCACCTCCTCGTTCGGACTGATCTTACGGCGCAATGGCTGTATAATGCAGAAAATCACCAGCAGGAACTCTGGAATCAACTCAGCAGAAATCATTTGATTGCAGTACATACACATCTCAACTATATTCTTTATCAAGTCACGTTTCGCTAA
- the gspF gene encoding type II secretion system inner membrane protein GspF: MPVYEYTALNAQGKKHKGVLDADSTSAARQKIRKDGSYPVEIKETFPRGRKKRKEADKKNLISLQFGARIKQQEIHVATRQLATLLGAGIPLVPALSGLIEQTTNKALQTKITQIKESVNEGNSLTSSLAEHPRLFSKIYVNMVQAGEASGSLDVVLERLAEVGERQQAMRSRIAAALIYPIFMAVVGIGVLFLLITFIVPSITKVFTDRDQALPLPTTILISLSDFLQSYWIILVFLIIGLIIGIRFFIQQPKGQRLWDTLKLSFPVLRDLNIKIAAATLGRTMSSLLESGVPLITSLGIVKNILNNVLLADVMDLATEELEKGKSLSSVLRGNKYFTPMLVQMIAVGEQSGSLEKMLEKAADSYEKEVETKVLAMTSMIEPIMILVMGLAVSFIVISILLPIFEMNQLIK; encoded by the coding sequence ATGCCTGTTTACGAATATACCGCCCTGAATGCGCAGGGGAAAAAACATAAAGGAGTACTGGATGCTGACTCCACGTCAGCTGCCCGCCAAAAAATCCGCAAGGATGGCAGCTATCCGGTTGAGATCAAAGAAACCTTTCCAAGGGGAAGAAAAAAAAGGAAAGAGGCCGATAAAAAAAATCTCATTTCCCTCCAATTCGGCGCACGAATCAAGCAGCAGGAAATCCATGTGGCGACTCGTCAACTTGCCACCTTGCTCGGCGCTGGTATCCCCCTTGTCCCGGCCCTGAGTGGCTTAATTGAGCAAACCACCAACAAAGCACTGCAAACCAAGATCACCCAGATCAAGGAGTCAGTCAATGAGGGTAACTCTTTGACCTCCTCCCTGGCAGAACATCCCCGCCTCTTTTCCAAGATCTATGTCAATATGGTCCAGGCTGGTGAGGCTTCAGGCTCACTGGACGTGGTTCTTGAAAGACTGGCCGAGGTCGGTGAGCGACAGCAGGCCATGCGTTCGCGAATTGCTGCGGCCCTCATCTACCCGATCTTTATGGCCGTTGTGGGTATCGGGGTCCTGTTTCTTCTCATCACCTTTATCGTGCCCTCAATCACTAAGGTTTTTACAGACCGAGACCAAGCCCTACCCCTGCCGACAACAATCCTGATCAGCCTGAGTGATTTTCTCCAGAGCTATTGGATTATCCTGGTATTCCTGATTATCGGCCTGATCATAGGTATCCGTTTTTTTATCCAACAACCCAAGGGCCAACGGCTCTGGGATACCCTGAAACTTTCCTTTCCAGTGCTCAGAGATCTGAATATAAAAATTGCAGCAGCCACCTTGGGACGTACCATGTCCAGCCTGCTGGAATCTGGTGTCCCCTTGATTACCTCCTTGGGGATTGTCAAAAACATCCTCAATAATGTACTGTTAGCCGATGTTATGGACTTAGCCACTGAAGAGCTGGAAAAAGGGAAAAGCCTGTCCAGTGTCCTGCGCGGCAATAAGTACTTCACCCCCATGCTTGTCCAGATGATTGCGGTGGGGGAGCAGAGCGGTTCCTTGGAAAAAATGCTTGAAAAGGCGGCTGATAGCTATGAGAAGGAAGTGGAAACCAAGGTCTTGGCCATGACCTCAATGATTGAGCCCATCATGATCCTGGTTATGGGCTTGGCAGTGAGTTTTATCGTTATCTCTATCCTGCTGCCGATCTTTGAGATGAATCAGCTTATTAAGTAA
- a CDS encoding type II toxin-antitoxin system RelE/ParE family toxin — MQVIYHPDAEEEMLAAARYYERQAENLGFKFLDDLDKTVEDIVDFPETWLVLEDDYRRHEFTHFPFAVIYRIVSFEIRITAVMHMHRDPDYWKKRE, encoded by the coding sequence GTGCAGGTAATATACCATCCTGATGCAGAAGAAGAAATGTTGGCTGCTGCAAGGTATTATGAACGTCAGGCGGAAAACCTCGGCTTTAAGTTTTTAGATGACTTGGATAAAACCGTTGAGGATATAGTTGACTTTCCGGAAACTTGGCTTGTACTTGAAGACGATTACAGAAGACATGAATTTACGCACTTTCCTTTCGCTGTTATTTATCGCATTGTATCATTTGAGATAAGAATCACCGCTGTAATGCATATGCATAGAGATCCTGATTACTGGAAGAAAAGAGAATAA
- a CDS encoding addiction module protein — protein MPTIAEVTTYALSLPVKSRALLADVLLDSLAEVEIKNYDQIWLDEAKKRDKEISDNKVQCKSHSEVMKNAGEILKCR, from the coding sequence ATGCCTACAATTGCTGAAGTTACTACATATGCCTTATCTCTTCCTGTCAAATCCAGAGCTCTTTTAGCAGATGTTTTATTGGACAGTTTAGCTGAAGTTGAAATAAAGAATTATGATCAAATATGGCTGGATGAAGCTAAAAAAAGAGATAAAGAAATATCCGACAATAAAGTTCAATGCAAGTCTCACTCGGAAGTCATGAAGAATGCCGGAGAAATATTAAAGTGCAGGTAA
- a CDS encoding FISUMP domain-containing protein — MKKFAVKSKKKMFYMVLCICFLAMTYGTGQAGFYVIPVVRDSAPTATPCANDGYEVLSDTGKCWMAFNLGATRVAISIDDEAAYGDLYQWGRRADGHERRNLDPATEVTNVQSETDNTGHGYFIGPGEILFMDWRSPQNDFFWQGVRGINNPCPQGFRLPTRGEWEAEILQYGRTEDDLFNSPLKLVPAGYRHINGEIKQLPLPTVIRAGHYWSSSVSESSTASADMLLYALEETGLFMQDINERARLFGASVRCIKD, encoded by the coding sequence TTGAAAAAGTTTGCGGTTAAAAGTAAAAAAAAGATGTTCTATATGGTCTTGTGTATTTGTTTTCTTGCCATGACTTACGGGACAGGACAAGCAGGATTTTATGTAATTCCTGTAGTTCGTGATTCTGCGCCTACTGCCACACCATGTGCAAACGATGGTTACGAGGTGCTTTCAGATACGGGAAAGTGTTGGATGGCGTTTAATCTAGGGGCAACACGAGTCGCTATATCCATCGACGATGAGGCAGCATATGGAGATCTTTATCAATGGGGACGACGTGCTGATGGGCATGAGAGACGAAATTTGGATCCAGCAACAGAGGTTACTAATGTTCAGTCGGAGACTGATAACACTGGGCATGGTTATTTTATTGGCCCTGGCGAAATATTGTTTATGGACTGGCGATCCCCCCAGAACGACTTTTTTTGGCAAGGCGTAAGGGGTATCAATAATCCTTGCCCACAAGGATTTAGATTACCAACGAGGGGTGAATGGGAGGCTGAGATTCTTCAGTATGGTAGAACTGAAGATGATTTGTTTAATTCGCCGTTGAAGCTTGTTCCAGCGGGGTACCGTCACATAAATGGTGAAATAAAACAACTTCCTTTGCCCACCGTCATCAGGGCAGGGCATTACTGGAGCAGTTCTGTGAGTGAGTCGTCAACTGCCTCTGCTGATATGTTGTTGTATGCCTTAGAGGAAACGGGTCTCTTTATGCAGGATATAAATGAGCGTGCGCGTTTATTCGGCGCATCAGTCCGTTGTATCAAGGACTAG
- the murJ gene encoding murein biosynthesis integral membrane protein MurJ — MTKKAEKAETTGSSTGKIARSAGAVSVAVMCSRVLGLVREQVFAGLFGAGYAYDAFVVAFRIPNLLRDLFGEGALSAAFVTVFSDYDTNKGTEATWKLASNILVFMAILLSTITLLGIFFAEPVVTLLAPDFDAIAGKTALTVWLTRIMFPFLVFVSLAAVVMGMLNTKGKFFVPAISSSFFNLGSIIGGTSLALLLPKFGVPAIVGMAWGTLVGGLLQLMIQLPTLRKIGFRFKPRLNLGDPGLRRILWLMLPATIGLSATQINIFVNTNFAASCGEGSVSWLNYAFRMVQLPIGVFGVAFSIAAMPVLARHAAEKDLDGLRKTFASSLVMVFSLTIPATVGLILLSQPIIRLIFEHGAFTAADTLQTAQALTCYAYGLFAYSAVKIMVPVFYALKDTKYPVIASFLAVTANIIFISLTIDILTFRSIALSTSCSMGLNFLFLGTVLYRKLTGFSLAYLGQGVLKILLASMAMGLGVIGLKQGLHPLFSGGIPLQLVGVFTAIAVAALLYGVVLHLLKLPEFDEVTGKVRQRLRR; from the coding sequence ATGACAAAAAAAGCGGAAAAAGCAGAAACAACTGGAAGTTCAACAGGAAAGATAGCGCGATCAGCCGGAGCAGTCAGTGTGGCGGTGATGTGCAGCCGGGTTCTCGGGTTGGTGCGAGAACAGGTTTTTGCTGGCTTATTCGGGGCCGGATACGCCTATGATGCCTTTGTGGTCGCCTTCCGGATTCCCAACTTGCTCAGAGATCTCTTCGGCGAAGGGGCCTTGTCTGCCGCCTTTGTCACGGTTTTTTCTGATTATGATACCAATAAGGGCACAGAAGCAACCTGGAAGCTGGCTTCCAACATTCTGGTCTTTATGGCGATCTTGCTGAGCACGATCACCCTGCTTGGTATCTTTTTTGCCGAGCCTGTTGTTACCTTGCTGGCCCCAGACTTTGATGCTATTGCTGGCAAAACCGCTCTGACAGTCTGGCTGACCCGGATCATGTTTCCCTTTCTCGTCTTTGTGTCTTTGGCAGCTGTGGTTATGGGCATGCTGAACACCAAGGGGAAATTCTTTGTTCCGGCTATTTCTTCATCCTTTTTTAATCTCGGCTCTATTATCGGCGGGACCTCGTTGGCCTTGCTTCTCCCGAAATTTGGCGTACCGGCCATTGTCGGTATGGCCTGGGGGACGCTAGTAGGCGGGCTGCTTCAGCTTATGATCCAGCTGCCCACCCTTCGTAAAATAGGCTTTCGCTTTAAACCCCGTCTCAATCTGGGCGATCCGGGTCTGCGACGGATTCTCTGGCTCATGCTGCCCGCAACCATCGGCTTGTCCGCCACCCAGATTAATATCTTTGTGAACACCAATTTCGCGGCAAGCTGTGGCGAAGGCTCGGTTTCCTGGCTCAACTATGCCTTCCGGATGGTTCAATTGCCCATTGGGGTGTTCGGGGTGGCCTTTTCTATTGCCGCCATGCCGGTGCTGGCCCGTCATGCCGCTGAAAAGGATCTCGATGGCCTGCGCAAGACCTTTGCCTCTTCTCTGGTCATGGTTTTCAGCCTGACTATTCCGGCCACAGTTGGCTTGATTCTCCTGTCCCAACCTATCATCCGGCTTATCTTTGAACACGGTGCCTTTACCGCCGCTGACACCCTGCAAACGGCCCAGGCCCTCACCTGTTATGCCTACGGCCTGTTCGCCTATTCAGCAGTTAAGATCATGGTCCCGGTCTTTTATGCGCTCAAGGATACTAAGTATCCCGTTATCGCCTCATTTCTTGCTGTGACCGCCAATATCATCTTTATCAGCTTGACCATCGACATCCTCACCTTTCGCTCCATTGCCCTATCCACTTCCTGTTCAATGGGCCTGAACTTTCTCTTTTTGGGTACAGTTCTCTATCGTAAACTGACCGGGTTTTCTCTGGCCTATCTGGGGCAGGGCGTGTTGAAAATTTTACTGGCAAGCATGGCTATGGGGCTGGGCGTGATCGGCCTGAAGCAGGGGCTTCATCCTTTATTCTCCGGGGGGATTCCGTTGCAATTGGTCGGGGTTTTTACGGCGATTGCCGTTGCGGCCCTGCTCTACGGCGTTGTGCTGCATCTGCTCAAGCTGCCTGAGTTTGACGAGGTTACCGGTAAGGTTAGGCAGCGTTTGCGGAGATAG
- the fusA gene encoding elongation factor G yields MYDVKQIRNTVILGHGNSGKTTLAEALLFTAGAINRLGKVDDGTTSMDFEEEEIKRQISISTACNHFPWKKQQIFLADTPGDDNFFNEAKFASLVADSAILTVGSVLGVRNQTEHFVDLIQNRHLPCLICITKIDRERSNFQKTVDEIKEAFDLNPVVLYLPIGQEQEFKGVVDIVNQQALFFQEDGTVKEGEIPADMADEVAVRRENMMEYVAETDDDLIEVFLEEGELSLEELTSGLIAGVSQGKIAPVFPCSSLHNAGSSLVLDAIAELLPSPDQRPAVIGTDPVSKDLIERSGTADAPFSAQVFKTMADPFAGRLTIFRVLSGTLDGDSFYNSSKGESERFGHLFLMQGKEHEQVESAVPGMIVAVAKLKETETGDTLCDQNAPILYDRPEPMPSVISYAVSATNEKDEEKLFSVLTRLLDEDPTLKMTHEHQTHEVLISGVGQIHLDALKDKLKRKFSVEMKLAQPKIPYKETLKAKATAQGKHKKQSGGRGQYGDCTVELEPLGNGDHFEFVDKIVGGVIPQQYRPAVEKGIVEAMEKGVIAGYPFEGLKVTLIDGSYHNVDSSEMAFKIAGSLAFKKGVMEADPALLEPVMEMEIQVDKDHVGDVMGDLNSRRGRVLGMDTAGKYELVKAQVPQAEIHHYAPDLTSMTGGRGSFRVWFSHYEEVPAHIAEKIVAEHNAA; encoded by the coding sequence ATGTACGATGTCAAACAGATCAGGAATACTGTCATTCTCGGCCATGGCAACAGCGGCAAAACAACCCTTGCCGAGGCCTTGCTTTTCACAGCCGGGGCAATCAATCGGCTCGGCAAAGTAGACGACGGCACCACTTCCATGGATTTTGAGGAAGAGGAGATAAAACGACAGATATCAATCAGTACAGCATGTAATCATTTCCCTTGGAAGAAGCAGCAAATTTTTCTGGCCGACACGCCGGGTGATGATAATTTTTTTAATGAAGCCAAATTCGCTTCCCTTGTTGCGGACAGCGCAATCCTCACTGTCGGTTCCGTGCTCGGGGTCCGCAATCAGACCGAGCATTTTGTCGACCTTATCCAGAATCGACATCTGCCCTGCCTGATCTGCATCACCAAGATTGACAGAGAGCGCTCCAATTTCCAAAAGACTGTTGATGAAATCAAAGAAGCATTCGATCTCAATCCGGTGGTCCTCTATCTGCCCATTGGGCAGGAACAGGAATTTAAAGGCGTTGTGGATATTGTCAATCAGCAAGCGCTCTTTTTCCAGGAAGACGGAACAGTCAAGGAAGGCGAAATTCCTGCGGACATGGCGGACGAAGTGGCTGTTCGGCGGGAAAACATGATGGAGTATGTGGCTGAAACCGATGATGACCTGATTGAAGTCTTTTTGGAGGAAGGTGAACTCTCCCTGGAAGAACTGACCTCTGGATTAATTGCCGGGGTAAGCCAAGGCAAAATCGCCCCTGTTTTCCCCTGTTCCTCGCTGCATAACGCGGGCAGCTCTTTGGTGCTCGACGCCATTGCCGAGCTCCTCCCGTCCCCGGATCAGCGACCGGCAGTCATCGGGACCGATCCTGTGTCAAAGGATTTGATTGAGCGGTCCGGAACCGCTGATGCACCCTTTTCCGCCCAGGTCTTCAAGACAATGGCAGATCCCTTTGCCGGTCGCCTGACGATCTTCCGGGTCCTTTCCGGCACCTTGGACGGAGATAGTTTTTATAACAGCAGCAAAGGCGAATCTGAACGCTTCGGCCATCTTTTTCTCATGCAGGGCAAGGAACATGAACAGGTGGAAAGCGCCGTGCCGGGTATGATCGTTGCCGTGGCCAAGCTCAAAGAAACCGAAACAGGCGACACCCTCTGCGATCAAAACGCCCCTATCCTCTATGATCGGCCTGAGCCCATGCCTTCGGTCATCTCCTATGCAGTCAGCGCAACCAATGAAAAAGATGAGGAAAAACTCTTTTCCGTCCTGACCCGCCTGCTTGATGAAGACCCAACCCTGAAGATGACCCATGAACATCAGACCCATGAAGTCCTGATTTCTGGAGTGGGCCAGATTCATCTTGACGCTCTGAAAGACAAGCTGAAACGGAAATTCTCTGTGGAGATGAAGCTGGCTCAACCGAAGATCCCCTATAAGGAAACCCTCAAGGCCAAGGCGACGGCCCAGGGTAAGCATAAAAAACAGTCCGGCGGTCGAGGCCAGTACGGCGACTGCACTGTTGAGCTGGAGCCGCTGGGCAACGGCGATCATTTTGAATTTGTTGACAAGATCGTGGGCGGGGTCATTCCTCAGCAATACCGACCGGCAGTGGAAAAGGGTATCGTGGAGGCTATGGAGAAAGGTGTCATTGCTGGCTATCCTTTTGAGGGCCTCAAGGTTACCCTGATCGACGGCTCCTACCATAACGTGGATTCTTCGGAAATGGCCTTTAAAATCGCCGGATCCTTAGCCTTTAAGAAGGGTGTTATGGAGGCCGACCCGGCCCTACTGGAGCCGGTTATGGAGATGGAGATTCAGGTGGATAAAGATCATGTGGGTGATGTGATGGGCGATCTCAACTCCAGACGGGGCAGGGTCTTAGGGATGGACACGGCTGGTAAGTACGAGCTGGTCAAGGCCCAGGTTCCCCAGGCCGAGATCCACCACTACGCTCCTGACCTGACCTCCATGACCGGCGGGCGCGGTTCCTTCCGGGTCTGGTTCTCCCATTACGAGGAAGTGCCTGCGCATATTGCGGAGAAAATTGTAGCGGAGCATAATGCGGCGTAA
- the mgtE gene encoding magnesium transporter, which produces MSAITPSWKILSELIAQEKSTELAKFLETLPSRDTARAVSRLTEKERIRLLTLLSPHDAADVIEYMPEVQAAEMVEDMPSEQAAAIMGEMTSDHLTHVLEKMDSGASDAILLKMPHDDAEEARRLLSYNANCAGGLMISEFLAYSSENTISDVLDDLQKNHEKYRSYHVQYFYVTDTENKLVGVLRIHDLLFPPPHTRLSKVMVTSPLSVPDTANLSELREFFEEHTMFGVPVVDREGTLVGVVLPQSIEEAVRKQRTNVFLHLNGIIGGEEFRTMPLLSRSGRRLSWLSLNIILNIIAASVIALYQDTLAAAITLAVFLPMVSDMSGCSGNQAVAVSMRELSLGLVRPKELLWVLAKEVKVGIINGLVLGLMLGGVAYVWKGNPWLGLVVGGALAANTLISVSLGGMLPLILKRLKLDPALVSGPLLTTVTDMCGFFLVLSFASAVLPKLTGM; this is translated from the coding sequence ATGTCTGCAATAACTCCTTCCTGGAAAATCCTCAGTGAACTGATAGCACAAGAAAAAAGTACAGAGTTAGCAAAATTTCTTGAAACACTGCCCTCCCGTGACACTGCCAGAGCTGTGTCGCGACTGACTGAGAAGGAAAGAATCCGCTTGCTCACCCTGCTCAGCCCGCATGATGCAGCTGATGTTATTGAGTATATGCCTGAAGTCCAGGCAGCGGAAATGGTTGAAGACATGCCGTCCGAACAAGCTGCGGCAATAATGGGGGAAATGACCAGTGATCATCTGACCCATGTGCTGGAAAAAATGGACAGCGGTGCAAGCGATGCTATTTTGCTCAAGATGCCCCATGATGATGCCGAAGAAGCAAGGCGGCTGTTGTCTTACAATGCAAACTGCGCTGGCGGTTTAATGATATCCGAGTTCCTCGCTTACTCCTCGGAAAACACCATCAGTGATGTCCTGGATGATTTGCAGAAAAACCATGAAAAATACCGTAGCTATCATGTACAGTATTTCTATGTGACCGATACAGAAAACAAACTGGTTGGTGTGCTTCGCATCCATGATCTCCTTTTTCCTCCCCCGCATACCCGGCTCTCCAAGGTCATGGTCACTTCTCCTCTCAGCGTACCAGACACGGCAAATTTATCAGAATTGCGAGAATTTTTCGAAGAGCATACTATGTTCGGCGTACCTGTTGTGGACCGAGAAGGAACGCTCGTCGGTGTAGTGTTACCACAGAGTATTGAAGAGGCTGTACGGAAACAGAGAACAAACGTTTTCCTGCATCTGAACGGAATTATCGGCGGTGAAGAATTCCGTACCATGCCTTTGCTTTCCCGTTCAGGACGCCGTCTGTCCTGGTTAAGCTTAAATATTATCCTCAATATTATAGCTGCAAGTGTTATCGCTCTCTATCAGGACACACTGGCGGCAGCCATTACATTGGCTGTTTTTTTACCTATGGTCAGTGATATGAGCGGTTGTTCCGGCAATCAGGCCGTGGCGGTTTCGATGCGTGAACTTTCTCTTGGTTTGGTCCGACCAAAAGAGTTGCTCTGGGTGCTGGCCAAAGAAGTCAAGGTCGGAATAATCAACGGTCTGGTACTCGGACTGATGCTTGGCGGAGTTGCCTATGTATGGAAAGGAAATCCTTGGCTCGGACTTGTTGTCGGAGGAGCTTTGGCTGCAAACACATTAATTTCTGTGAGTCTTGGCGGGATGCTCCCTCTGATTTTAAAAAGGTTGAAACTCGACCCGGCTTTGGTCTCAGGGCCGCTGCTGACCACTGTCACTGATATGTGCGGCTTCTTCCTGGTTTTGAGTTTTGCAAGTGCTGTTCTGCCGAAACTGACAGGTATGTGA